The genomic region CAAATCCTATTAATTTTTCACCATGTTTTTCAAATAAATATGGTGTTTCTATATAACCAACTTTAATTTTTGATCTTGTTTTTATTGCTATTATATAAACAAAAATAATAAATGCTGATCCTATAGTCATTTGAACAGCAGCAACATCTGGAGCGTTAAAAACAAAAAAAACACCTGATAATATTGTTCCAAAAGCAGCATAAATCAAGATAGCATTAATATATTTTTTCACAAAAAACATCATTAATGCCAATATGGCCAAAAAAGTTAACAAAAAAAATTCAATCATTATCTCTCACCTTTACTTTATTATGTGCTGCACTATGAGCGATAGCATGTGATAACACAGGTCCAATTAACAATACCAATATACCAATTATTATAAATCTGAATATTTCATTTTGCGCTTTTAAAGCAAGTCCTATTAATACTGTAAATGTACCTACAGTATCTGCAATACCTCCAAATTGTATTCGTGTATATAAGTCTTTTTGATTAATCATTCCTATACTTCCAAGAAAAATTAAAACTCCTCCTAAAATGATTAAAAGATTACTAAACATTATTTTCTACCTCTTTCAAGAAAACGTGATATGATTACTATACCCCATAAGTTCAATACAAGAAAAATAATTATTATATCAATCATTACAAAAAATCCCTTTGTAATTGCATATACCAAAGATATTATTGATATTTTTGATGACATTGAAGCAAATGCCAAAACTCGGTCCCATGCTGTAGGACCGAGAATTAACTTGATAATCATTAAAATCAAAGATAATAATATTAATATATTTAATATTAAATAAATCAAAATAATTCACCCTTCCAAACATCATCAGAAGAATGTGCCGCATCAGGAGTCTCAGAAAATTTATGAATAATAAGATGCTTATTCTCCTCCAATATAAACATTGTTCCTGGTGTTAATGTTATACAATTAGCTATTGCAGCTTTTTCAGTATCTGTCTTATTTTCAACATTAATAGGAACTAATCCGCAATAACTTTTTTTTATTAAAAATTTTAGCGATCTAAATGTCATCTTATACATTAGAAGTATTCTACCTATAGCAGAAATAAACAGTTCAATAAAACCATAAATCTCAGACTTTAAGAAAAACTCTGAGATTTTTACTACTAAAACTGTAATAACTATTCCTAACAAAATCGAAGAATCATTTAATGATCCTACAAACCCTAACCAAAGGAACATTATAAATAAATATATCATTTATAACTCTCCATTAAACTCATAATTGTTCTTACAACATCTTTTTCTAATTTTTCAAGATTATCCGTTTCTTTGCTAAAACCTGCTGCCCTTGGATGACCGCCACCTCCAAAATGAACAGCTACTTTTGAAACATCAAACCAATCCTTTGATCTCATACTTACATGATATACATTTGGTTCTGCCTCAGAAAAAGTAATTGCAACCTCTACACCCTTAATTGCTCTTAACTCTCCTACAAATGATGGTGAATCTTTAGGCAAAATATTATATTTTTTTAACATATCTAAAGTAATATGGGAATATGCAATTGAATTATTATTTTCCAATTTCATTTCATCAAGAAAATCTTTATATAATTTCAAATGTTCAAGTGGTTTATTTTCCAATATCATATTACTTATTAAACCTATTTTCCCACCTTTTGAAACAAGCCACGCAACGTCTTCAAATACCGTTGCATCTGTATTTGAATATCTGAAAAAACCTGTATCTGTTGCTATACCCAATAAATTTGCTGTAGCTAAGTCTGAATCATACTCTATTTCTAACATTCGATTTAATCTCAAAACCATTTGGGCAGTTGCACCAAATCTATCAACCCAATTCACATTACCAAAGTAAGTATTAGTTGCATGATGATCAATTACAACGCTTCGAGCATATTTAAAATGATCATACACTCTTCCTATCCTATCAGGTGATGATGCATCAACTGATATTATTAACTCTGCCGGAAATTTACTAATACAATCATATGATTTTATTTTTTCTTTTACAAACGGAAATTCTTCCAGATACCCAGGTATTTTGTCATCAATGACTGCTCTAACATTTTTCCCAAATTTTTCTAATCCCATTGTCAAAGATAAAACTGAACTAATATCATCACCATCTGGCATAATATGTCCAACAACTATAATATTTTTTACCTTATTTATTTCTCCAATAATAGCTTCTATTGTTCTAATCATACTATCACCTCAAAATGTTTTTATAGCTATTTTAACTACTTTAGCAAATTTATGTTTTATTCTTTCTGCAACTTCCATAACCTCTTTGTGATTTAAGGGTTGGTGAAGTATCCCCGCTGCCATATTCGTTACTGCAGAAAAAGCAACTGATTTTATACCACAATGATTGGCTGCAATTATTTCTGGCATAGTTGACATACCAACTAAATCTCCCTCAAATTTTTCTAACATCTTAATTTCTGCTGGTGTTTCATAAGAAGGTCCCATCATCCAACAATATGTTCCCTCTTCTATTTTTATTTTCTTTTCTTCAGCTTTTTCTTCTATTCTTTTTAACCATTTTTTATCTATTGGTGACGCCATAGCAGGGAATCTTGGACCTAACTCATCCATATTTGGACCTATTAATGGATTTTTCATTGTAAAATTAATAAAATCTGTATTTGCTACAATGTCTCCCGGTTTTAATGTTCTATTCACACCACCTGCAGCATTTGTAAGAATTAATCCTTCTACTCCCAATTCTTTAAATACATAGACTGGAAAAATCAATTTTTTTAACTCATGACCTTCATAAGCATGAAATCTTCCTTTCAAGGCAACTACCGGCTTTCCTTCTAACATACCTATAACCATTTTTCCAGCATGTCCTACTACTGTAGATTGTGGAAAATATGGGATGTCTTTGTAATCAATAATTATCGGATCTTCAATTTCATCAGCTATATATCCAAGTCCAGATCCTAAAATAAGCCCTAATAATGGTTTAATATCTGTTTTGGAGTTAATATACTCTGCTGCTTCTTTAACTTTACTGTACATTTTTATTCCTCCCTCTTTATACTTCTCTTTATTTAGATTTTATCACAAAATTACCTTAAATTTACTATTTTAAAATTTTTCTGGTATAATTTTTATATACAAAAAAAACTTTTCAAGGAGGTGA from Marinitoga aeolica harbors:
- a CDS encoding purine-nucleoside phosphorylase, whose translation is MYSKVKEAAEYINSKTDIKPLLGLILGSGLGYIADEIEDPIIIDYKDIPYFPQSTVVGHAGKMVIGMLEGKPVVALKGRFHAYEGHELKKLIFPVYVFKELGVEGLILTNAAGGVNRTLKPGDIVANTDFINFTMKNPLIGPNMDELGPRFPAMASPIDKKWLKRIEEKAEEKKIKIEEGTYCWMMGPSYETPAEIKMLEKFEGDLVGMSTMPEIIAANHCGIKSVAFSAVTNMAAGILHQPLNHKEVMEVAERIKHKFAKVVKIAIKTF
- a CDS encoding cation:proton antiporter, giving the protein MFSNLLIILGGVLIFLGSIGMINQKDLYTRIQFGGIADTVGTFTVLIGLALKAQNEIFRFIIIGILVLLIGPVLSHAIAHSAAHNKVKVRDND
- a CDS encoding DHH family phosphoesterase, which produces MIRTIEAIIGEINKVKNIIVVGHIMPDGDDISSVLSLTMGLEKFGKNVRAVIDDKIPGYLEEFPFVKEKIKSYDCISKFPAELIISVDASSPDRIGRVYDHFKYARSVVIDHHATNTYFGNVNWVDRFGATAQMVLRLNRMLEIEYDSDLATANLLGIATDTGFFRYSNTDATVFEDVAWLVSKGGKIGLISNMILENKPLEHLKLYKDFLDEMKLENNNSIAYSHITLDMLKKYNILPKDSPSFVGELRAIKGVEVAITFSEAEPNVYHVSMRSKDWFDVSKVAVHFGGGGHPRAAGFSKETDNLEKLEKDVVRTIMSLMESYK
- a CDS encoding monovalent cation/H+ antiporter complex subunit F: MIYLILNILILLSLILMIIKLILGPTAWDRVLAFASMSSKISIISLVYAITKGFFVMIDIIIIFLVLNLWGIVIISRFLERGRK
- a CDS encoding Na+/H+ antiporter subunit E yields the protein MIYLFIMFLWLGFVGSLNDSSILLGIVITVLVVKISEFFLKSEIYGFIELFISAIGRILLMYKMTFRSLKFLIKKSYCGLVPINVENKTDTEKAAIANCITLTPGTMFILEENKHLIIHKFSETPDAAHSSDDVWKGELF